The window AATAAGTCGATATCAAAATCTGTAAAGCGGCTGTGTGTGATTACTTTAGTCATCTTTTAAAGTGAAAAACCTTTAGGAATCACCGCGTTTTTCTTAATCACGACTACTCCATCCTTGATGACATAGTTTTCAGTTTCTTCATCTTTTAAATGAGCGCCTCCGTTAATACGTACGTCGTCTCCTATGCAAACGTTTTTATCAATTATCGTATTCTTAATAAAACATCGTTCTCCTATTCCTTTCAACACTTCTGGCTTTCTTTTTTCCATGGATTCTAATGACTCATATTCATCATTACCCATCATATAGGTATTAATTACGGTACTCTCTTTACCTATTCTAGATCTTATACCGATAACAGATTTTTCAATCTTAGCAGCACTGATAATACAACCTTCGGCAATGACTGCCTTTTCTAAAAGCGTTCCTGATATTTTTGACGTAGGTAAAATTCTCGCATTTGTATAAACACGTTGCTTAGAATCATAAAGGTTGAACTCTGGAATATCGTTGGTAAGCCCCAAATTTGCATCAAAAAAGGAATCGATACTTCCTATATCAGTCCAGTAACCTTCAAACTGATAACTTAAAGTTTTATGATTTGAAATTGCTTGAGGTATAATCTCTTTACCAAAGTCAATATTCTTCTCGTCTTTCATTAAATCAATCAATAAGTCTCTATTAAAGATATAAATCCCCATTGAAGCAAGATGATTTTTCTTTTGCTTTTTCATCTCTTTGCTGGTGTTGGACTTCCAATCTAGCAACAGCTCAGTAGCTGGTTTTTCTATAAATGAAGTAATGACATTATGATCGTCTGTTTTTAATATTCCAAAAGAGGTGGCATCTTTTTCAGTTACTGGAATGGTAGCGATAGATATTTCGGCTTTAGCATCAATATGAGCTTGGATCATCTCATTAAAATCCATTTGATACAATTGGTCACCAGATAAGATCAATGCATATTCAAAATCATGTCTTAAGAAATGATGCATGCTTTGACGCACGGCATCTGCTGTACCTTGAAACCATCCTTTATTACCAGGAGTTTGCTCTGCTGCGAGAACGTCTACGAAAGCCGAACTAAAAAAACTGAAGTGATAGGTGTTTTTTATATGTCTATTTAAAGATGCTGAATTGAATTGCGTCAACACAAACATTCTTTTTATATCAGAATTTATACAATTAGAAATAGGAATATCTACTAATCGATATTTACCTGCAATAGGGACTGCTGGTTTTGACCTACTTTCGGTTAAAGGGTATAATCTAGTTCCTTGTCCACCACCTAAAATAATACTTAAGACTTTGTCATTAATCATAATCAGTTTGTTATTGATTTATACATTTGAATATATGCCATTGCAGACCGATTCCAAGAATGATCTATTTGCATGATTTGTTTCGTAATTTTTTTAAATTCTTTTTGATCCTCAAAAAGTTGCCTTGCTCTACTTACCGTAGAAACGATTTGCTCTACAGTGGTATCTTCATGGGTGAAGCCAAAACCACCATCTTCCACATCTACTATCGTATCTTTTAATCCACCTATACTTCTTACTACTGGAATCGTACCGTATCGTAAGGAATACATTTGATTCAAACCACAAGGTTCTACACGGGAAGGCATTAAAAGAAAATCTGCTCCAGCATAAATAATATGAGATAGCTTTTCATCATAACCTATAAACGCATTGAATTTACCTTGATACTTTTCTTTAAGCTGTAATAATCGCTCCTCTGTATTTTGCTCTCCTGATCCCAATA is drawn from Nonlabens dokdonensis DSW-6 and contains these coding sequences:
- a CDS encoding glucose-1-phosphate adenylyltransferase, with protein sequence MINDKVLSIILGGGQGTRLYPLTESRSKPAVPIAGKYRLVDIPISNCINSDIKRMFVLTQFNSASLNRHIKNTYHFSFFSSAFVDVLAAEQTPGNKGWFQGTADAVRQSMHHFLRHDFEYALILSGDQLYQMDFNEMIQAHIDAKAEISIATIPVTEKDATSFGILKTDDHNVITSFIEKPATELLLDWKSNTSKEMKKQKKNHLASMGIYIFNRDLLIDLMKDEKNIDFGKEIIPQAISNHKTLSYQFEGYWTDIGSIDSFFDANLGLTNDIPEFNLYDSKQRVYTNARILPTSKISGTLLEKAVIAEGCIISAAKIEKSVIGIRSRIGKESTVINTYMMGNDEYESLESMEKRKPEVLKGIGERCFIKNTIIDKNVCIGDDVRINGGAHLKDEETENYVIKDGVVVIKKNAVIPKGFSL